One Candidatus Bathyarchaeota archaeon DNA window includes the following coding sequences:
- a CDS encoding phosphatase PAP2 family protein, producing the protein MSFRKEIIRTYLASLIPSIVLFGAVLVIGDEELFLLINLGMINPILDFICVYVSPVAFCLFYVLALMSLIFSSRKSSRLTATLSIINGAVSYLVGSTIKNFIQRPRPEIVVNGRVMYEARLIGFWHSSPFSLPSTTAALAFGLTLPILIEKRSCGLLLTALCYLISFSVVYTGFHFPLDIVAATFLSLAITACISLAKNLLKPLLPSKKIQPITICNEVLKRDKFSAPNSLRKENGEA; encoded by the coding sequence TTGTCTTTCAGGAAGGAAATAATTCGGACATACTTGGCATCATTAATTCCTTCAATAGTACTATTTGGAGCCGTTCTGGTTATAGGTGATGAAGAGCTCTTCCTTCTCATAAATCTGGGAATGATTAATCCCATTTTAGACTTCATCTGCGTATACGTCTCCCCTGTTGCCTTCTGCTTATTCTACGTCTTGGCCCTCATGTCGCTCATCTTCTCATCGAGAAAATCGTCAAGACTGACCGCAACCCTCTCTATCATAAACGGTGCAGTCTCATACCTAGTAGGTTCAACAATTAAGAACTTCATTCAGAGACCACGACCTGAAATCGTCGTGAATGGAAGAGTAATGTATGAGGCGAGATTAATAGGATTCTGGCATTCAAGCCCCTTCTCGCTTCCATCAACAACTGCAGCCCTCGCATTTGGGCTTACATTACCAATACTTATTGAGAAACGCAGTTGCGGCCTACTCCTTACCGCACTTTGCTACCTCATTAGCTTTTCAGTCGTTTATACAGGCTTCCACTTCCCCCTCGACATAGTAGCCGCCACCTTCTTATCATTAGCAATAACAGCCTGCATAAGCCTTGCAAAAAATCTTCTAAAACCACTATTACCTTCAAAAAAGATTCAGCCAATAACCATATGTAACGAAGTACTGAAAAGAGATAAATTCTCGGCGCCTAATTCTCTTAGAAAGGAAAATGGTGAAGCGTAG
- a CDS encoding formate--phosphoribosylaminoimidazolecarboxamide ligase, with translation MQHKKYSIATLGSHSALQILKGAKDEGFRTVAVSIKDHSFIYRHFSVADRIIEISSYREFPSVEDELLSENSILIPHASLVAYIDQTIIENIRVPYYGNRKILAWESDRNKQRIWLERAGVKVPKIFKDPSEIDRLCIVKFQGAKGGQGYFLVRDGKEFHKKAGLTEDLIIQEYVVGVPVYIHYFYSVVRDELELMGFDRRYESNVDALSRLPPSLQTDLDITYTIVGNLPLVLRESLLPEVFRLGQKVVETSREICSPGLFGPFCLETVVTPDLSFYVFEISARIVAGTNVFMDGSPYANLKHGMNMTTGRRIAMEIKEAIEQDRLKEILG, from the coding sequence TTGCAGCACAAAAAGTATTCGATAGCCACTCTTGGAAGCCATTCAGCACTCCAGATACTCAAGGGCGCCAAGGATGAGGGGTTCAGGACGGTTGCAGTAAGCATAAAGGATCATAGCTTCATTTATAGGCACTTCAGCGTCGCTGATAGGATCATTGAAATCTCCTCTTACCGCGAATTCCCAAGCGTGGAAGATGAACTTCTCTCTGAGAATTCGATTCTTATTCCTCACGCGTCACTCGTCGCTTACATAGATCAGACCATTATCGAAAACATTAGAGTCCCATATTATGGGAACAGAAAAATTCTGGCGTGGGAAAGTGATAGAAATAAGCAGAGGATTTGGCTAGAGAGGGCTGGTGTCAAGGTTCCTAAAATCTTCAAGGACCCAAGCGAAATTGACAGGCTCTGTATCGTTAAGTTTCAGGGCGCTAAGGGAGGGCAAGGCTACTTTCTCGTTAGGGATGGGAAGGAATTTCATAAAAAGGCCGGGTTAACTGAAGATTTAATAATACAGGAGTACGTGGTCGGCGTACCAGTCTACATCCATTATTTCTATTCTGTTGTCAGAGATGAGCTTGAGCTTATGGGTTTTGACAGGCGGTATGAGTCTAATGTCGACGCATTATCACGGTTGCCCCCATCCCTACAGACCGATTTGGATATCACATATACAATAGTCGGAAACCTGCCTCTCGTGCTCCGGGAATCTCTCCTACCAGAAGTCTTCAGACTGGGTCAGAAAGTTGTCGAAACCTCTAGAGAGATATGCAGTCCAGGATTATTCGGTCCATTCTGTCTTGAGACAGTTGTAACGCCGGATCTGAGCTTCTACGTTTTCGAGATCTCAGCCAGGATAGTTGCTGGGACAAATGTCTTCATGGATGGTTCACCCTATGCCAATTTGAAGCATGGTATGAACATGACTACTGGCAGGAGAATAGCTATGGAGATTAAAGAGGCCATAGAGCAGGATAGGCTTAAAGAGATCCTTGGCTAA
- a CDS encoding SGNH/GDSL hydrolase family protein, with protein MEARRTKVILCYGDSNTWGHDPSTGTRLERDERWPGVLQKILGSDYYVIEEGLPGRTAICDDPIENGRNGKTYLLPCLRSHRPIDLVIIMLGTNDLKKRFSLSAFDIAAGIGVLIDIVEGSNCGRGGRAPKILVLAPPPLRRPSELKKGLTEVDQFEETFGDGIEKSRKLSKYIERIAKERGCEFFNTSTIIQTSEVDGVHLDREAHLALGRTVADIVKRII; from the coding sequence ATGGAGGCTCGTAGAACGAAAGTAATTCTTTGCTATGGGGACTCTAACACATGGGGGCATGACCCTTCTACGGGCACCAGACTAGAGAGAGATGAAAGATGGCCTGGTGTTCTCCAGAAAATTCTGGGATCCGACTACTACGTGATTGAGGAGGGGCTGCCTGGAAGGACTGCAATCTGTGATGATCCGATCGAAAACGGGAGAAATGGCAAAACATACCTTCTGCCTTGCCTAAGATCGCATAGACCCATTGACCTCGTAATTATCATGCTAGGTACAAACGACCTGAAAAAACGCTTTAGCCTCTCAGCGTTTGACATCGCCGCTGGAATAGGTGTTCTCATAGACATTGTCGAGGGAAGTAACTGTGGCAGAGGCGGGAGGGCTCCTAAAATCTTGGTTCTAGCTCCACCCCCACTAAGGAGACCTTCAGAACTGAAAAAGGGACTTACAGAAGTTGACCAGTTTGAAGAAACATTTGGCGACGGTATAGAAAAATCACGCAAACTATCAAAGTATATTGAGAGGATTGCAAAAGAGCGGGGATGCGAGTTCTTCAATACTTCCACCATCATCCAGACTAGTGAGGTTGACGGTGTGCACCTTGATAGGGAGGCCCATCTTGCGCTTGGAAGAACGGTAGCAGACATAGTCAAGAGAATCATCTAA
- a CDS encoding mechanosensitive ion channel family protein: MIDGYEGRGQLRWQSVKTALYIILLGILLSVLNLVFGWTSKESMPAFLQPFSNVIIFVNPFLPYVQAVLILAIGYLAVNTVSGMVYTYMRRFTDHPTAATIRTITRISGFAVLLSTMASVFNLNTAAALTIGSFGGLVVGFATQTILTHVVAGIFLLISRPYTFGDVITVAGQTGIVKEVKIMHLVLESLDGATEILIPTGTVVTQIIQKKKPPSNPSQSRPY, translated from the coding sequence ATGATTGATGGCTATGAAGGCCGTGGTCAACTCCGATGGCAAAGCGTGAAGACAGCACTCTACATAATCCTATTAGGCATTTTGCTATCGGTCCTGAACCTCGTGTTCGGCTGGACGTCTAAGGAGAGTATGCCAGCTTTCCTTCAGCCCTTCAGCAACGTAATAATCTTTGTTAACCCCTTTCTGCCATATGTTCAGGCAGTTCTAATTCTAGCAATAGGATACCTTGCCGTTAATACCGTAAGTGGGATGGTATACACATACATGCGAAGGTTTACAGATCATCCTACTGCCGCAACGATTAGGACGATAACAAGGATCTCGGGATTCGCCGTTTTACTCTCAACGATGGCCTCTGTATTCAATCTTAACACTGCAGCAGCCCTAACGATAGGGTCATTCGGGGGTCTCGTAGTTGGCTTTGCAACCCAAACCATTCTAACTCATGTTGTGGCTGGAATTTTTCTTCTCATCTCTAGGCCCTACACATTTGGAGATGTCATCACAGTTGCAGGTCAAACGGGTATTGTGAAGGAAGTTAAGATTATGCATCTTGTACTTGAATCGCTTGATGGAGCAACTGAGATACTTATCCCGACAGGCACCGTCGTGACTCAGATAATTCAGAAAAAGAAGCCGCCAAGCAACCCAAGCCAATCGAGACCGTATTAG
- a CDS encoding complex I subunit 5 family protein, with the protein MEAGQIVYSLLPLLSIMIPLSAGILHLLLHPFWFLEPILVKIGKVTLIFSVGLTFLVVLLMIPYVIIGENLDLPLLSLSANSKNLAGLVGVVLIFFLTSIYNFNAEMGGRLKPHLYNFFLLLFLCCMLGLLLSYDLFGIYLFVELTVAVSVILVAHNRSRLASEAAFKYLIVTAISAIFVLLGTLIIYLLTGNSNLAIIVSDAHIRGVLNENSHLLMLAVGCFIIGLGADIGIVPFHGWLPDAFPGSTIIINGFFCSEPIALILALYNLVAPFYMVFPSKIIIVLMVGLGLTSIVFGALMAYSQKNFYRMLAYCSIEEFGNTLFILGLMDSPSSFIAGQFYLVNGALMKTGLILSLGSVYFRTGTADVEKLGGLLYRMGKTAFSYIVSALSLAGIPPLSGFFAKWFFLSIVYGYMFEFGGIVASILTVTVIMAFSMITFIFLVRSFQQIFMGKEKRRTRKVNEVYPSMWLPTITIASAGFALGLQPNLLLDMIRVV; encoded by the coding sequence TTGGAGGCTGGCCAAATAGTGTACTCCCTTCTTCCTCTCCTCTCGATAATGATTCCTCTTTCGGCAGGAATTCTTCATCTGCTTCTGCACCCCTTTTGGTTCCTTGAGCCAATTCTAGTTAAAATAGGTAAGGTCACACTGATTTTCAGCGTCGGTTTGACCTTCCTTGTCGTTCTCCTAATGATCCCATATGTCATTATAGGGGAAAACTTGGATCTTCCCTTGCTATCTCTCTCTGCAAACTCAAAAAATTTAGCCGGCTTAGTCGGCGTGGTCTTGATATTCTTTTTGACCTCAATCTACAACTTTAATGCTGAGATGGGAGGCCGACTAAAGCCACATTTGTACAACTTTTTTCTGCTACTTTTTCTTTGCTGTATGCTGGGATTGCTGTTATCCTATGACTTATTCGGCATATATCTCTTCGTGGAACTGACAGTCGCCGTCTCTGTGATATTAGTCGCCCATAATCGGAGCAGGCTGGCAAGTGAGGCGGCGTTCAAATATCTTATAGTCACCGCGATCAGCGCTATCTTCGTATTACTTGGAACACTCATAATATACCTTCTCACTGGCAACTCGAACTTGGCTATTATTGTAAGTGACGCACATATTCGTGGAGTCTTGAATGAAAATTCGCATTTACTAATGTTGGCTGTCGGCTGCTTCATAATCGGCCTCGGCGCAGATATTGGGATTGTGCCTTTTCACGGATGGCTGCCAGACGCATTTCCAGGATCCACCATAATCATTAATGGTTTCTTCTGCTCTGAGCCCATCGCTTTGATTCTCGCACTATACAATTTGGTCGCTCCTTTCTACATGGTCTTCCCTTCAAAAATTATTATTGTCTTGATGGTGGGTTTAGGGTTGACTTCAATCGTTTTCGGGGCTTTGATGGCTTATTCCCAGAAGAATTTTTACAGAATGCTTGCATATTGTAGCATAGAAGAGTTTGGGAATACCCTATTTATTTTAGGGCTGATGGATTCTCCATCGAGTTTCATCGCCGGCCAATTCTATCTTGTCAACGGCGCCCTAATGAAGACGGGGTTAATCCTTAGCCTAGGTTCCGTGTACTTTAGGACTGGAACAGCAGATGTGGAAAAGCTGGGAGGATTGCTTTACAGGATGGGCAAAACCGCGTTCAGTTACATTGTATCTGCACTCTCACTTGCAGGTATTCCACCCTTAAGTGGTTTTTTTGCCAAATGGTTCTTTTTATCCATAGTCTACGGCTACATGTTCGAATTTGGGGGCATCGTCGCCTCAATTCTAACAGTGACCGTTATCATGGCGTTCTCCATGATCACCTTCATATTTCTTGTCAGATCATTTCAGCAAATATTCATGGGAAAGGAAAAGAGGAGAACCAGAAAAGTAAACGAGGTTTATCCGAGTATGTGGCTTCCTACAATAACGATTGCGTCAGCCGGTTTTGCCCTAGGTCTCCAGCCAAACCTCCTACTGGACATGATTAGGGTTGTTTAG
- a CDS encoding NAD(P)H-dependent oxidoreductase, which yields MARILIIYDSRTGNTEKIAHLIDDGLRSVKGIESMVKRVDECSLQDVLEADGIIIGSPTYYGNMSGKIKAFLDKTVEIHGRLEGKTGAAFTSSGGTASGAETTLLSILESLLIHGMIVKGDPDDQHYGLAVVGAPRGREEKRCRDFGVKFAKLVTRLTG from the coding sequence ATGGCTAGAATCTTAATAATATATGACTCTAGAACTGGAAACACTGAGAAGATCGCCCACTTAATCGATGATGGTTTAAGATCGGTTAAAGGTATAGAGAGCATGGTGAAGAGAGTAGATGAGTGCTCACTGCAGGACGTTCTCGAAGCTGATGGAATAATCATCGGATCTCCAACATATTATGGGAACATGAGCGGTAAGATTAAGGCTTTTCTCGACAAGACGGTTGAGATCCATGGGAGACTCGAAGGCAAGACTGGAGCAGCCTTCACATCCTCGGGAGGAACCGCCTCAGGAGCCGAGACAACACTCCTATCCATTTTAGAGTCACTTCTAATTCACGGCATGATCGTCAAGGGGGATCCTGACGATCAACATTATGGGCTTGCGGTAGTTGGGGCGCCTAGAGGAAGAGAAGAGAAGCGATGCCGAGATTTCGGAGTAAAGTTCGCCAAACTTGTGACAAGATTAACAGGATGA
- a CDS encoding PAC2 family protein, with translation MVSTIRLRERPELFDPVLIEGLPGIGLVANLAVGYLIRRFDARLFGEVIIDSFPDIVVVGEGGSLKSPFCRLYYCKREADMGYRDLILVYGNTQALTRRGQYELCGVMLDVAEEVGCKYVITLGGFRPGRPVRAPNLYFTASNLEMVKWAESVGAEILKGRVFGVAGLLIGLAGLRKINGLCLLAETPGTHPDKEAAISILKALSTLLHLNLTTQDLKDVGDIADFLSPFDFGVLDRKKGDLEEKPGWFI, from the coding sequence ATGGTCTCAACAATAAGATTAAGGGAGAGACCTGAACTTTTTGATCCTGTCTTGATAGAAGGGCTTCCCGGCATAGGGTTGGTCGCAAATCTTGCTGTCGGATATCTAATAAGAAGGTTTGATGCCAGGCTCTTCGGTGAAGTTATAATAGATTCCTTTCCTGACATTGTTGTCGTTGGAGAGGGCGGGTCATTGAAGTCTCCATTTTGCCGCCTATATTATTGCAAACGTGAGGCTGATATGGGTTATCGCGATCTTATACTTGTTTATGGCAACACACAAGCTTTGACCAGAAGAGGGCAATATGAACTCTGCGGCGTTATGCTGGACGTAGCGGAAGAAGTTGGCTGCAAATACGTTATAACACTTGGTGGCTTCCGTCCAGGTCGACCGGTCAGGGCTCCTAACCTGTATTTTACAGCCTCAAATCTTGAGATGGTGAAGTGGGCTGAAAGCGTTGGCGCCGAAATTTTAAAGGGGCGGGTCTTCGGTGTAGCTGGCCTACTTATTGGTTTGGCTGGTTTACGTAAGATTAATGGTCTCTGCCTGCTGGCTGAAACTCCTGGAACCCATCCGGATAAGGAGGCAGCGATATCCATCCTTAAAGCATTATCAACCCTTCTTCATCTAAATCTGACCACTCAAGATTTGAAAGATGTCGGTGACATCGCAGATTTTCTTTCACCTTTTGATTTCGGGGTGTTAGACCGAAAGAAAGGAGATTTGGAGGAGAAACCAGGCTGGTTCATCTAA
- a CDS encoding archease has protein sequence MDGEKRFEFLDHMADAYIAAYGKDLAEAFENAALAMFETMTDTACVKKEVEESVEIMGQDKESLLYNWLEDLLIRFEVTGMLYSVFKVESIERWKEGYRLKARIYGEPFNPEVHKQKVGIKAVTYHRMEIEESPGRTTVKFLLDL, from the coding sequence ATGGACGGAGAAAAGAGATTCGAATTTCTTGACCATATGGCGGATGCTTACATTGCAGCGTATGGAAAAGACTTGGCTGAGGCGTTCGAGAATGCGGCGCTCGCGATGTTTGAGACTATGACAGACACTGCATGCGTGAAAAAAGAGGTTGAAGAAAGCGTCGAAATCATGGGACAAGACAAGGAGAGTCTGCTTTACAACTGGTTGGAGGACCTTCTAATACGATTTGAGGTTACAGGAATGTTATATTCCGTTTTCAAGGTGGAAAGCATAGAGAGGTGGAAGGAGGGGTATAGGCTTAAAGCTAGAATTTATGGTGAGCCATTTAATCCAGAGGTGCATAAGCAGAAGGTGGGTATAAAAGCCGTGACTTATCATCGAATGGAGATTGAGGAGAGCCCGGGAAGGACAACGGTAAAATTCCTTTTAGACCTTTGA
- a CDS encoding sugar phosphate nucleotidyltransferase, with product MKAVVLAAGEGQRLRPLTLTRPKHLIPVMGRPLLEHLLLSIREAGINDVLIVVHYKAEMIKEYFGDGSKLGIRIEYAYQEAIKGTADAFRVAETYVDGDFLAVYGDLLLTTNAIKSAINTHARSKPAATLTTLMVEHPEHYGIIRTIGESVIEIVEKPPREHAVGNPINAGIYIFSKDIFDAIAETEPSPRGELEITDSIQRLIKSGRNVVAARISPEDWLDIGKPWDILEANYRLLRKIEPKSFGLIENGAHIKGPVYIDDGARVRSGAYIEGPVYIGANSDIGPNCYIRPYTSIGRGVRIGNACEIKNSVIMDFSHIGHLSYVGDSIIGENCNLGAGTITANLRFDLRTVKMTIKDELIDSGRKKLGAVLGDNVKTGVGALLMPGVKVGCNSWIGPNTIVSKDAPSNVIIFLRERIEQRSLQHVPSCDQKGNKRDPRNN from the coding sequence ATGAAAGCCGTAGTATTAGCCGCTGGTGAGGGGCAAAGACTTCGTCCACTCACTCTTACACGCCCGAAGCACCTTATCCCAGTAATGGGGAGGCCCCTTTTAGAGCATCTTCTCCTCTCTATAAGAGAAGCTGGAATCAATGACGTATTAATTGTCGTTCATTACAAAGCAGAAATGATCAAAGAATATTTTGGGGATGGGTCGAAACTCGGGATTAGGATAGAATACGCTTACCAAGAGGCGATTAAAGGCACGGCAGACGCCTTCAGGGTTGCCGAAACCTACGTAGACGGCGACTTCCTCGCAGTCTACGGAGATCTCCTACTGACAACTAACGCAATCAAATCGGCCATAAACACACATGCAAGAAGTAAGCCAGCTGCAACGCTTACGACGCTTATGGTCGAGCATCCTGAGCACTACGGCATAATCAGAACAATAGGCGAGTCTGTGATCGAAATCGTTGAGAAGCCACCTCGTGAGCATGCGGTCGGCAACCCAATAAATGCGGGAATATACATCTTTTCCAAGGACATCTTCGATGCAATTGCAGAGACTGAACCATCGCCAAGAGGTGAACTTGAGATAACCGACTCAATCCAACGCCTGATAAAAAGTGGGAGAAATGTGGTTGCCGCAAGAATATCACCCGAAGATTGGCTTGACATAGGCAAACCATGGGACATATTAGAGGCAAATTATCGTCTCCTCAGAAAAATCGAGCCGAAATCTTTTGGGTTGATTGAGAATGGCGCCCACATTAAGGGACCAGTCTACATAGACGATGGGGCAAGGGTTAGATCAGGCGCATATATTGAAGGACCTGTCTACATAGGAGCCAATAGCGATATCGGCCCAAACTGCTACATCAGACCCTACACAAGCATCGGTCGAGGTGTCAGGATTGGAAACGCATGCGAAATCAAAAACAGCGTTATAATGGATTTTTCTCACATCGGTCACCTTTCCTATGTTGGCGACAGCATAATTGGCGAGAACTGTAATTTGGGTGCAGGAACTATTACCGCGAACCTACGCTTCGACTTGAGAACCGTAAAAATGACTATCAAAGATGAATTGATTGATTCAGGCAGGAAAAAACTCGGTGCAGTCTTAGGAGACAATGTCAAGACCGGTGTCGGAGCCCTTCTTATGCCAGGAGTCAAGGTTGGCTGCAACAGCTGGATAGGGCCTAACACGATAGTCAGCAAAGATGCCCCCTCAAATGTAATCATCTTTCTGAGAGAGCGAATCGAACAAAGAAGTCTACAGCACGTACCCAGTTGCGATCAGAAAGGTAATAAGCGAGATCCCCGCAACAATTAA
- a CDS encoding 4Fe-4S binding protein produces the protein MRLGRMLRVALGALLQKPVTVRYLTKHGEKVPIPDRYRGKIIYDKDACIGCLLCIRTCPSGVITATEDKKVRFDISRCIFCGQCEETCPKKAISLGSEFELLSREKEELIIK, from the coding sequence ATGAGGCTTGGAAGAATGTTGCGTGTGGCTTTGGGCGCCCTTCTCCAAAAACCAGTAACCGTTAGATATCTAACCAAGCATGGTGAGAAGGTGCCTATACCCGACCGGTATAGGGGGAAGATAATCTACGACAAAGACGCTTGCATAGGATGCCTTTTATGCATCCGAACATGCCCCAGCGGAGTTATAACCGCTACAGAAGATAAAAAAGTCAGATTCGACATCTCAAGATGCATATTTTGCGGGCAATGTGAGGAGACATGCCCCAAAAAAGCCATCAGCTTAGGCTCAGAATTCGAGTTGCTGTCTCGCGAAAAGGAGGAACTGATCATCAAGTAA
- a CDS encoding DUF1297 domain-containing protein: MPLTRSEAQKIVSEYNPEKICIGVLGSHSAEEVGISAKSAGFPVVVICQEGRESLYAKYNRHLFDHIILVKKFSDMLREDIQNRMRELNTIFIPNRSFSVYVGYDNIENNFRIPIYGNRMLLRAEERNEVRNQYWLLEKAGIRIPKKFSKPEEIDRLAIVKVQQKRKPLERAFFYASSPEEYYMKAEELIRKDVIDEEGLRKARVEEYVLGQKFNANFQGWALRDVFDNFDFVGFDDRKQTNLHGILALPAKNQLTIDVPIRNEEIGHYGLTMRESQKPMVYQAAEKFRRICELEYPPGIIGLFALQGAVAYDPEDAEGRRLEFYVFDVSLRIPGCPCVGPTSPEMRRLTLKYSGLLRRFGLREIETPMDLPMLEIKYAAAEGKLEEIVT, encoded by the coding sequence TTGCCCCTAACAAGAAGTGAAGCACAGAAAATTGTTTCGGAGTATAATCCTGAAAAGATATGTATTGGAGTATTAGGCTCGCACTCTGCAGAGGAAGTAGGCATCTCTGCAAAGTCCGCAGGCTTCCCAGTAGTTGTGATCTGCCAAGAAGGCAGGGAATCTCTCTACGCCAAATACAATAGGCATCTTTTTGATCATATCATCTTGGTCAAGAAATTTTCAGATATGTTACGAGAGGACATCCAAAATCGGATGAGAGAATTGAACACAATATTCATTCCGAATAGATCGTTCTCGGTTTATGTAGGATACGATAATATTGAAAACAATTTTCGAATACCGATCTATGGAAATAGGATGTTACTTAGGGCTGAGGAAAGGAACGAGGTGAGGAACCAGTATTGGTTGCTGGAAAAGGCTGGAATAAGAATACCCAAAAAGTTCAGCAAACCGGAAGAGATTGATCGGCTTGCAATCGTTAAAGTCCAGCAGAAGAGGAAGCCTCTTGAGAGAGCCTTCTTCTACGCATCTTCCCCAGAAGAGTATTATATGAAGGCTGAGGAACTTATCAGGAAAGACGTAATAGACGAGGAGGGCTTAAGAAAGGCGAGAGTCGAAGAATATGTTTTGGGACAGAAGTTTAACGCAAACTTCCAGGGCTGGGCTTTAAGAGATGTTTTCGACAATTTTGACTTCGTAGGGTTCGACGATAGGAAGCAGACTAACCTCCATGGCATACTCGCACTACCTGCAAAGAACCAGCTAACAATAGATGTGCCAATAAGGAACGAAGAGATAGGACATTATGGACTGACGATGAGGGAATCGCAGAAGCCAATGGTCTATCAGGCGGCAGAGAAATTCAGAAGGATCTGCGAGCTTGAGTATCCCCCAGGCATAATTGGCTTATTCGCCCTTCAAGGCGCTGTCGCTTACGATCCTGAAGACGCCGAAGGCAGGAGACTAGAATTCTACGTCTTTGACGTAAGTCTGAGGATCCCAGGATGTCCATGCGTCGGGCCAACATCTCCAGAGATGCGTAGGCTCACCCTGAAATATTCCGGACTGCTTAGAAGGTTCGGTCTTAGAGAAATCGAGACACCGATGGATCTTCCAATGTTGGAAATAAAGTATGCAGCAGCGGAGGGTAAGCTTGAGGAGATAGTAACCTAG
- a CDS encoding NADH-quinone oxidoreductase subunit C yields the protein MMKTDLVNKLQAMIPSQIKEISVPREERIFVRLDKEHLKKFIRYLMDEGFSHLAGITALQDEGGFELLYHLTKKGIILTAKVDLPLNDDCVPSISDIFFAALLYEREAHDLYGIKFEGHPNLGPLILPEGWPKSIHPLRKGKTRVKEKRGRGRLA from the coding sequence ATGATGAAAACTGATCTAGTAAATAAGCTGCAAGCGATGATTCCATCGCAGATTAAAGAGATCTCGGTTCCACGAGAAGAGCGGATCTTCGTGCGCCTAGACAAAGAGCACCTCAAAAAATTTATCAGATACTTGATGGATGAAGGCTTTTCTCATTTAGCGGGGATCACAGCGTTGCAGGATGAGGGAGGGTTTGAGCTTCTTTATCATCTCACTAAGAAAGGGATCATATTGACAGCCAAAGTCGATTTGCCTTTAAATGATGACTGTGTCCCATCTATCTCCGACATTTTTTTCGCAGCGCTCCTCTATGAGAGGGAGGCCCACGACTTATACGGGATCAAGTTTGAGGGTCACCCGAATTTGGGGCCTTTGATTCTGCCAGAGGGTTGGCCTAAGAGCATCCATCCTCTCAGGAAAGGGAAGACTAGGGTTAAGGAGAAGAGAGGTAGAGGACGTCTGGCATGA
- a CDS encoding Lsm family RNA-binding protein codes for MSVVERRFTSEVTSLIDKTVTVITLDNKTFTGVLVGINPENLSLVLADAKNPEGAIIPRVIISGATVAQILSVEKVFDLKGLAERLERVFPRMVKLYEKEGFIWVMDRIKVTQNGVIEGSGPAAEKVQNVYEQFVRETQGI; via the coding sequence ATGTCAGTTGTAGAGAGGAGATTTACGAGTGAAGTCACCTCGTTGATCGATAAGACAGTAACCGTTATCACACTGGATAACAAGACGTTTACCGGAGTACTAGTAGGCATAAACCCAGAGAATTTGAGTTTGGTGTTGGCAGACGCAAAAAATCCAGAGGGTGCGATTATACCAAGAGTGATTATCAGTGGAGCCACAGTTGCTCAGATATTGTCAGTCGAGAAAGTTTTCGATCTTAAGGGGTTAGCGGAGAGGTTAGAGAGAGTCTTTCCGCGAATGGTGAAACTCTATGAGAAAGAAGGCTTCATCTGGGTTATGGACAGAATAAAAGTGACGCAAAACGGTGTTATAGAGGGGTCAGGTCCCGCAGCAGAAAAAGTCCAGAATGTCTACGAGCAGTTTGTTCGTGAGACGCAGGGCATCTAA